One Prunus dulcis chromosome 8, ALMONDv2, whole genome shotgun sequence DNA window includes the following coding sequences:
- the LOC117636623 gene encoding TMV resistance protein N-like isoform X1, producing MALSTQRDSAFLPSPHQSAPQPNHDVFLSFRGEDTRLSFVSHLYHELQLRGIKTFKDDPKLERGTPISSELFNAIEESRLAIVILSPNYASSSWCLDELTKILQCMKSKSTVLPVFYHVDPSDVRKQTGSFACAFTEHEERFREDVEGVKCWRAALTEVANLSGFDSKNECERKLIENIVEWVLMKVHRKFKLLDSRELVGMKFIREHIDLLLAHPTDDVRFMGIWGMGGIGKTTIAKLVYDSISTHFESSSFLANVREVSQRGCLVDLQRQLLSPILKDQITQVWNEQWGTYFIKNCLSNKKVLLILDDVSESSQLEKLAGEKDWFGKGSIIIITTRDERLLVKHDMQVSYKVERLSDDDALELFSRNAFKKNEPDGGFLELSKGFVNYARGLPLALKLLGGLMYKRDEDEWESELDKLRKIPKSEIIDLLKISYDGLDEMNKDIFLDVAFFHNGKDKEEVIEILDSCGLCGCVGINDLVQKSLLTISHRNVEMHDLIQEMALEIVRRECPDEPGRRSRLCNYDDIFHVFINNTATNKIRGISLRTATVEKDKLEL from the exons ATGGCATTGAGCACCCAAAGAGACTCTGCCTTTCTTCCTTCACCTCATCAGTCTGCTCCTCAACCGAACCACGATGTGTTTTTGAGTTTCAGGGGTGAGGACACTCGACTTAGCTTTGTATCCCATTTATACCATGAACTGCAGCTCAGGGGTATTAAAACATTCAAGGACGATCCTAAGCTTGAAAGAGGGACACCTATTTCTTCAGAGCTCTTCAATGCAATCGAAGAATCAAGGCTTGCAATCGTGATTCTCTCGCCAAattatgcttcttcttcctggTGCTTGGATGAACTTACAAAGATTCTCCAATGCATGAAATCCAAGAGCACAGTTCTGCCAGTGTTTTATCATGTGGATCCTTCCGACGTACGAAAACAAACCGGCAGTTTTGCATGCGCATTCACGGAACATGAGGAAAGGTTTAGGGAAGACGTAGAAGGGGTGAAGTGCTGGAGAGCTGCTTTAACTGAAGTAGCCAATTTATCTGGGTTTGATTCAAAGAATGA GTGTGAAAGAAAACTTATTGAAAATATTGTTGAATGGGTGTTGATGAAAGTACATCGCAAATTCAAATTGTTAGATTCCAGAGAATTGGTGGGAATGAAGTTTATACGTGAGCACATAGATTTGCTTTTAGCTCATCCTACGGATGATGTTCGCTTTATGGGGATATGGGGGATGGGTGGAATTGGCAAAACAACCATTGCTAAGCTAGTGTATGATAGCATTTCTACCCATTTTGAATCTAGCAGCTTTCTTGCTAATGTTAGAGAGGTTTCTCAACGTGGTTGTCTTGTTGATCTACAAAGACAACTACTTTCCCCAATCTTAAAGGATCAAATTACTCAAGTTTGGAATGAACAGTGGGGGACCTATTTCATTAAGAATTGCTTATCTAATAAAAAGGTTCTTCTCATTCTTGATGATGTGAGTGAATCAAGCCAACTTGAAAAGTTGGCTGGTGAAAAGGATTGGTTTGGTAAGGGGAGTATAATCATAATTACAACTAGAGATGAACGGTTGCTAGTTAAGCATGATATGCAGGTATCATATAAGGTAGAGAGATTAAGTGATGATGATGCTCTTGAGCTCTTTAGTCGGAatgcctttaaaaaaaatgagcCTGACGGAGGTTTCCTGGAATTGTCCAAGGGTTTTGTAAATTATGCCAGAGGCCTTCCACTAGCTCTTAAACTTTTGGGAGGCTTAATGTATAAGagagatgaagatgaatgGGAAAGTGAATTGGATAAGCTGCGGAAAATTCCGAAGTCAGAAATTATTGATTTGCTCAAAATAAGTTATGATGGACTGGATGAGATGAACAAGGATATATTTCTTGATGTTGCATTTTTTCATAATGGGAAGGACAAGGAGGAAGTAATTGAAATACTAGACAGTTGTGGCCTATGTGGTTGTGTTGGGATAAATGATCTCGTTCAGAAATCACTCTTAACTATATCACATAGGAATGTTGAGATGCATGATTTGATACAAGAAATGGCTTTGGAAATTGTTCGTCGAGAGTGTCCTGATGAGCCTGGTAGACGAAGTCGATTGTGCAATTATGATGATATCTTTCATGTATTCATAAACAATACG GCAACGAACAAAATTAGAGGCATCAGCTTACGCACGGCGACAGTTGAAAAAGACAAATTGGAATTGTGA